The genome window TGCTATAACAGCGGCTAGTAACAGTGGAAATAGAGGGGATGATAGGGGAGACATCATAGGAGGTCTTCTAGGTGGTCTTGGTTTAGGTCCTCTGGGCTCACCATCATCAACATCTGGTATGGATAAGAATTTCAGAGGTGTGGGGAGCCAGGAGGCTATGAGCAGCAACCCACAGAATCCTGCTGCCAAACCAAAACGTCCCCGCAAACCAAGAGCTAAGAAAGATCCTGCACCTGGTGGACCCCAGGCCCCCAAACGTAGGCAATACACCCCCAGAATGGGTCCCAGTGGGCTACCACGCACTCACCTCTGCAGTGTCTGTGGTAAGGGATTTGCACGTCGCGAAACCCTACGCAGGCATGACCGCATCCATACTGGAGAAAAGCCCCATCACTGCACTGTTTGTGGAAAGTATTTTAGAGAAGCTTTCCACCTCAGCAAGCATCAAACAGTCCACTCTGGGGCAAAGAATTACAAATGCAGCATCTGTGGGAAAGAGTTTGGTTACTCCCAGAGCCTCAGGAGGCATAGCAAACTCCACCAGAAAGGGGAGATGGAAGAGGTGCCCACAACACCAGCTGCGGAGAACCTTAACAGCTTTAACCCAAACCCTCAATGTAGCGTGGCCCAAGACAGGAGCCAAAACCAAGCACCAAGCACCTCCTCCTATTACTACTCTCAAGACGTCAAGCCTCAAGACACCAACCCCCAGCCACAACCGCCTCCACCCCCGACCCAACCACAGCCCCCAACTCCTCCTCGACTCTACACTTGTGCTATATGTTGGAAGTCGTTCCGCCATCACTTCCATCTGACTGCCCATCACCAGACGGTTCATGAAAATGGAGGTGAAAAGCTCTTCTGCTGTGAGGTGTGTGGGAAAGCATTTGCTTACTCTAATAGCCTCACTCGACATAGGCAGTCGCAGCACGGAATGACCCGCACTGAACCGTCTAACCCACAAGAAGGTAGCAGTGGGTCTGGAGACAACAGAGGTGGGAGTGATGTTAATCAGTCAGCATCAGAGAGTGAGGCTGCCACCAATGCCCTGCTACAGATGGCTCCTTCTGCAGAAGCCCATGGAGGGCAGGGTCTTAGTGTTGTTACTCATGGCCACCAACAGCCACCCCCACAACCACCAGCTGGTTACTCTCCTCTCTTTTATGATGCAGCCCATTCTTCAGCCTCTAGTGCTCCATCTTATTCGCAGCCTCTGCCTCCAAACTCAACGATCATGGCCCCCCAGCACCCTCATTCCCCAGCCGGGGTGAAAGGAGAGCACATATATCCAGCTGGATCCCGTAGCCGTACGCTTCACACCACCGCCCCATTCCAGCCCCTCACGGAACTGCCCTCCACTGAACATCATCATCtgcatcatcatcttcatcactccCACCATCATTCTCATCATCAGTCAGGTACCCAGCCCCACCAACACCTTGACTGCAGCATCCAGTTATCACAGGATGACATGAGGcgacacaagaagaaaaaaaaaaagtccaacagGAAAGATTGGAGGGAAAATAGATGGCAATCCCAAGATTTAGTCAGATTCGATGGAagcagaaagaagagaaagataaGTTGTACAATAAGAGGGCAGTCGAATAAAAAACAAGGCTCTCTTCGTTTGACAATTAGGCGAGGAGGAGGATCAGGTGGTGGTGGGTATAAGCTTGTCAACACTGGGGGGATGAAGGTGCAGATCCTGTCGTCTCTCAAAGTCCCTGTGAAACGCTTTGGCTGTCCTATGTGCCCCAATTCTGTGTTTTCCCGTAAAGCGGGACTGCTAGTCCACATGGCAGTAAAACACCCACAAAAAGCCTCGACCACTCAGGAGCGACTAAGGTGCAGCGTATGTGGGAAGCAGTCCCACAGGCCTTTGGCAGCCTTCATCCATCGGGCTTCCCATCGTGCCAAGGGGACTTTCTCCTGCCGACGCTGCTCCACTCGCTTCTGGAATGCAACACTTCTCCACAGGCACAAGGTATCCTGCCGCCGCAAGGCTAAAGGACTGCAGCGAGGAGATGCTAAGAGGCTGAAGCTTTCAAAGAGgccaggagagagacagacccAGGAGGGTGAGGGGGAGATACCATACCTACAGGGACCATACAGATATTGAACATCCTGGTATCGAAAACAGAGTGGTTTACAAGAGGGATATTTCATTTCTAAAATGGGAAGGTGTGAAAAAAAGGGACTTGAAAAGGCACATGCTGCCTTTAGGAGAATTTGCCTCATGTCTCCGTTGACATCTACTCTGCTGACTATTAGAATGAGTGTGTTAACAACTACTGTAGAGCATCCTATAAGATATCACCAGAAATTCTTCCAGATTATATTGGAAGGTGTTTTCAAAGACGTGACTGTTTCCATAGGTTCATTAACCCCTTAAGTGCATTGACACTATGCTTGGCTGACACTGTGCAGTTAATAGACAAGTTTAGGTGAAATGACCTGCTAATGTATCTCTCTTCCCCATAACTAGAATCCCTGCTACACCTCTTGCTGTATGATAAACGTCTCTGCCGTGTActttgtcttgttgttgttcACTTAAAGGCTCtgaggattttttaaaaatgtaaagtgcatTTATTAGGAGTAGGGACAGGGGGACAAAGACCTTTGTTGATAGTTTGTCAGTGCATGTTTGTTCTCTGGTCAAGTTTTTTGCTGAGGTTGTGAAATCACTCCTACAGTATGTGATGGTTTATTCAGTATATCCCCAAAAGTTTGTAGTGTTAAACTTGATTTGAAAGTTGCTCTATATTCCCTAGTGGTTGAATCAAATATagataaaatgtcaaagttGCTGGTAATTAGCATTACAAGGATCCCTCTCCTGCCAAAATGAAGAAACTTACAAAAAGCCTTGCTTAGTATGTTCACtttacttcatttatttgagATATTACTAGCTTTTATACCAAGAGATTGAAAACAGGTTAAACAAGTGGACTGTAACACATGTTTATCTCATGTTATTTGTATGCTCTTTTTAGCAGTGATTATTTCTACAGTACTTCACGGTGTGTTAAAGACAAGGACCTATCATAATAGAAACAAATGTAATATTccatgtatttatgtgtgtaacCCAATCAGTCTTCATGCCAATCTTATACTTAACCCCTTCTACCTTTTAATTTTTGCTGAGTTGCAATCATATTCTTACTGTcaagccttgtttttttttcttctaaagaAAAATAAGTTTTTAGTACATCATGTCACTTTATTCACATCTGAAATGTTCATACCCCTGTcaagccttgtttttttttcttctaaagaAATGATAGTTTTAGTAGATTTCTATCACTTTATTTACTGAGAAGTCAGTAGTTGATTATATTTCAGCAATGAATAAAACTTAAGTGTAaccatttgttttcctttcatttctcaTTCAAAAATTCACTTACTGCAATATCCAGAAGAAAGTATAAATTGCtagtgattgaatatgagtaaGTTGTAACTGTAACCAAAGTCAGTATTGAAGTTTTACGATTAGATTCAGCTTTATGtcctgtgtgaattacatggatTTCAGGATGTAGTTGATATACCAATACATTTCAATAAAGTATTTAGGATTTCCAATGTTATTGGCCAGATTACTCAACGGTAGTAATTGTTTTCGATAGTTAAAAATTGCAGCATATTATCACCATGCTTGAAATAAATGGCTGGGTAGAACCTCTAACTCCTAGCTCCACAAGATGGCAGTAGGCAACtcatttatttatactgtaCTCTTGGCCTGGTGTGGATGAGTGTGGCAGTCACATGGATTTTGCACTGATAGGGGGGTGGACTGGAGaggctgtgtgttgtgtgactgAATTATGCGTCTGTCTTCTGTTTACTACAAGATTAATGCCTCAAGTAAACAAAATGTACCACTCAGTAATCCCACCAAATGTTTAGAAATGTGGTTCAATTCagaatttgacattttactgCATATCATTTTGCATCTTTGTTAACTGTAAATTCAGGACACCAAATTGTTAACGACAACCCCAATTCTGTGATTACAAATGAATGATATGCTGGAAAGAGTTGCTCCGCTAAATAATTTGATATCTATGTGACTGTCACCAACCACAATATCCTGTGAGGGATGTTGTTGGTATCACATGTTAAAGTAATTTTAAAGTCACAAGGTTGTGCATTTGCATTCAGACTGGTGTTAAAAACCATCTGTTATGCCTGATTATTCACACTGACTGCTGTTTTGAGGTGGGGAGACAGGTGGACTTCCACATGGGTAGATtcatttgaaagaaaaacaaaggttCTCAGGACAGTTAACTGAatttgacagcactgttacattATTTATTAGTCATTCTCGCTCCATTATTCACTAGAGCTTTGAGTTGCAGTCTGTCAGCCACTCAAACATCAACTTTGCAAAGTCCctctctgaaaaaaaacaaacgggGTGGATTCCTGCGCTATGTTTTTCATGTGTACAGTAGACGAGACAGCCCTCGCGCTCTTTGTGTTTCGAACTGGTCTCACGCGGCAGTGGCATGCACGGGGGGGGAATCCGAGCGGGCGGGGTTTTTTTCGACCTAATTCTGTCCAATAGACACTCGTCGTGGGCGGAGCCACGAGCTCCCGGAGCCAATCGGAGGCGGTGCCGCGAGCGAACAGGCCTGGTCTCCGCGTGCTGGTTACACGTGAGCTGGAACAGCTATTGTACGCCGGGAGGCAACGTGCTGAAGCGTTCCTCTCGCCTGAAAAAACGGCACACTCACGTTTTCTGTGGATTACAAGGAAACTGGAAAAGCCATGCTGCACTACCTGATTATTACAGAGAGGCAAGACTCTGCTCTAATCGAGATGGGCAAAGTTCTGAAATGGTGATCTTGAGCAGAATCACAAGAGTTATTTTTAATGGCCTCCTGGTGTAAAGATTGTCTTAGGTCACATCAGAGCGgacatgtgtttttctgtctttatcacTGCAGCATACACACACTATGATCAGCCACTGTTGGTAcctgtcagacaaaacaaacacgcTGTTCTCCTCGAAGTGTGGCACGAGGGTAGGTGTGTCTCATAAATAATAAGCGGGGTCTGTTAAAGCCCGGCACCGCCCCCTTCGCGCCTCGCTAGTTTGTTCCGCGAGGCGTGACGTCACGTGAACTGCCCGTGTCCGTtccagctgagagagagagagagaggacggtCGGACGGACCAAACACAGACCGAGGCTCGTGCGCCCGTGACTGGATCCACcggatacaaaaaaaagtacagacagagaaagaggaaacgacccctcctccccctgcgACGGACAGCAGAGCgcgacagcagaggagagaaacacCAATACAACTTGTCATCTGACCAACACAGCCACTGCCCTcgtcgctctgtgtgtgtgtgttttttttctatacaCACTGTTTCGACtcggttgttttgttttatcggAGACTTGATTTGCAACTATTTGGGGGGCTCTTCCTCTCATTGATCACCGGACGATATTGCGGGATATTTACTCCTTAAGTTGTAATATTTTCTCGTCCGTGCAAGTGTCCGGAttttactgtcatttttttgttgcctttttttattattatggaCAGTATTCTTACTCAGATGGTCTGAGTGTCCCTCCCACACTGGTCCACAGAGAATAACAGCCTGATCCACTTGTGCAGCTTCAGCAGCGTCCAACTGCAATGGAATATTTCGATGAGAATATTTCTACGAGGAAATAAGGAAGTCTCCACAACTGCGAGTCAAAGGTAAAAGTTGCATGCGATTCTTTTTCGACTCGAGTTGTCAGAGTGTAATCAAAACTGCGTCATTAATTCAATGCTTAATGCGTTACAATGGTTGCTTTATTCTGCACGGGCACTTCTCAaaactatctctctctctttctttctctctctttctctctctctctcgccgcCCTCCACCCCTCCTGCACACTCACGCACAGTCACCCAGCACACTATTGGTAGGTACTCCGGTCAGTTCGCCACACCCCTTCAAAGTGCCCCAGGTGTCTCTCCGCGACCCCGACCGGTCCAGGATGTCCAGGCAGCTCACCCAGCTTCCGACCCCCGACCTCCCAGCTGGTGCAAGCCCCCAGTTTGGAACTTGCACTCAGCCTGCAGGCTCCCTCACAGGAGGGCATCTCAACTCCATGACAGGACTCAAGTCCCTCCTGCAGCACCCCATGAAGGGAGACCAACGCTTAAAAACCCTGTGCGATGTGAAAGGTGAGGACATTTTCTTATTTGATGACTTAGTGCCATGTCACAATGTTGTttatgtgcagcagcagcagcagcagcaccttgCTTTAATATGTGCAATGACAGAGCATGAAGAAATCATTCTGGGTCTGTTCCACCCACTGCTGCTCTTATTGCAATACAAATATGTAACATAATTATATAACAAACACTAAATTTGGTCATATTTTACTGAACAGAACTCCACAGAAAAGTCTGacgcacattcacacactcatgCTGCCTCCTCCCTGACCCTGATGAGTAGTCACCTGGATTATAATCCCTTTGCTGCGACTTCAAATTGGGATCCAGACTACACTGAGCGATAACGTGTTTTGGTTTAGCCGTAATGCTGTGCAGGCATGCGTCGTGGTTGCTGGTCCGTGCCAAAAACGTACCTTCATCTACTGCGAGATTTGCTCAGGAGCTTATGTATATGTTATGACAACAAATTGGTTTCAGCTCTCGCTTAATGCCGCAATTCAGCTACCATCTGGTCcatctgtgagtgtgtttttgtgtgtgattgtgtgagtgtgagactTAGTATGGCAGGGAGATTTTGCCACAAGCGCCTCTTATGGATACACCTGCCACCAATATGGAGAGTTGATGTCACACCAAAGTTATTCTTCGTCATCCTCACTTTGTACTAATACTAATCCTTCTCTTCTATCTCTGGCAGACAAAGAGAGGCTGGACCTTGATGAGGACTCATTGGGCGTGTGCCCCATGAGGAATGGCAGTGGAATAGGCACCAATGGCAGTAATGGCTGTGGAAATGGTGGAAATGGCACAGGTAGTTTCAACCAGTTCTTGGGGCCCCTCTTGTGGGATCGCACCCTGCCCGCCGATGGGGGCCTCTTCCAGCTTCAGTACATGGACTTGGAGGAGTTTCTGACAGAAAATGGAATGGGCAGcatgcacaacaacaacagctccagCTCAGCCCAAATCCCCTCACAGAGCTCCCAGTCAGCTGTCCCCAACCAGAGCTCCCAGTGCCTACCGCCCTCATCCCCAGGCTCCACATCCTCAtcaccttcctcctccacctccccatcGCTCATTGGCTTGGAGGTGGCCCAGCAGCAGAGCCTCTCGGGAGGGAACGACTGTCTGCATGGTGAGTTCACTTGCATGGAACCATTTTCAGTGAAATATGTACAAGGACGGTTTTCTCTTCAAGGTTTTTTGTCCATATCAGCTCAGAGCAGCAACATCACTGAAGAGGCTTGTGCAAATGTTGCAGAGTTGACAAGCTGAAAGAGACAAATTGTCCCCTGATATGAGACTAGTAGACCCTACAATTCAATAATGGGTGACATGTAATCAAGGTTACAGGGTGGTGTGCTTACAATGTTCCCAGGGGTTTGTGAGTCAGCATTTTaactcacacaaacaccatGGTGACCAAGCATTTCTCTGTCCTGTGGGGACAAACCGAAGGCAGGAGGTACAATCACATGGCGCGCAAACGCAAAGTCAACttgacagagaaaacacacagagtttTGAAATGGAAGCTGAGCAAACGGCCAAGACGTAGTTTTCATTTTGTAGTTGAAAAGTTGGACGAGGGAGAGGGATTTGACAGCAAcatgtgcagtgaagaaataaGTCTGGAGCTATCTGATGAGTCAACGTCATAGTAATGACAAAGTGGTTTGGTTCGGTTTTGGCATGTGATCTGTGTGCCGGGGTGTACAACAGAATCAGCATTCAGCCCCGGCCAATTATATGTATGGCAGGGTCAAAACAGTActaagagagagggggagagagagagagtgtgtgtggagtgttTGCGGTTGCGTGTCTTTAAATCTCTCCCCACTTCACACGCCACAGCCATGTGTACGCGTCAGTACACGTGCCGAGGCTGATGAGAGTACTGGAGTGAGAGAACTAGAGGCAGGGCCAGtggacagggaggaggagcCCACAGGGGGAGGGCCAGGCGGAGCAACAGGAAGAGTTtccctgtgctgctgctgctcctcctgctgctcctcctcctgctgctgctggacttcAAACAGAACATTTGATCAACAATGAATGACATTAAGTACACTGATAGACGATAATTTTATTCCGTGTGGGATGTTTGAACAGGGCCTTTACTTCAGTCTATCGATGTCAAAGTGCATGTTTATTAACTCTGACATTGCATTTATATTGTTGGGTACATTTGAATTACAACCTCTCTATATAAattataataacaaataaatccTCATTGATAGGGCTTTAGAATAGTATTGTGATATTTTTAGCGATAAGCAATACATATCTCAATGTTTTGAAATATCTTCAAAAGCAGAGTGcacaacaacattaaatatCACAATTAATTTCATATGTGGCAACTTTCCCACGCTGGTGCATCGGTAGCAACCATTTTGACGTCAGCCAGCAATGATTGGTTTGACAGAGCTGAATGGGGAAGCAACTTTAGAACAGGCTTACAGTCAAAAATAGAAAGTGATTATCTGGAGGCAAATCCCCCAACTTatatgtaagcttatgaaaaaATGGCCCTGCTTTCACTTGAGTTAGTACCTCAGTAAACAGGTTCCAAATGAGTATTTGGTCTCAAGCGTGAGTTTCAAGTCTTTTTCAGTAAAGTATGTCGACAGTTGACAGTGATTGTGAAAATACTCTCACTGCCAGAGGGGCATTTTTTGAAGCCTCAAGTTTGGCACTACAGCCATTTGTTGGAGCCAGACCATATTCGGATGAGAGGCTAGAGGTGGGGACGATAGTAATTAGCTGACTCAGAACCTTTCCTTATCATCTATTTAACTCTAAATGGGACATGAAATTAACCATGTTGGGTTGAGGTAGAACTGAAACTAGTGATTCAGACCAAAAACTCATTGAGAAGATGTGTACTGAGGTAACAGATTAAGAGAGAAGTTGGGTCATTTTTACATATGCTTACATACACCCatacttctttttgaaaccagtgatGTGTCCCCCTGTTGACCATTAAAAAGAATGCAGGTTGTATTTTGGACAGTCAATGGTCTGAGATGACTTTGCTGAAGAGTGAATAACTCTAATCAAACTTGTACTCTAATCTGTAGTGTCATTAAAGTGCCCAACCCACAGCTGCTTCATCAGTAATGAATGAGGCAACACCTAACAACATATGGTCAAATTAGGTGTCGAAGAAGGAGCAGGGCTACTGTTGGCCATCACAACATCGTTGGAATGTTGTTGTACGAGTCCTGAAATGCGTGCAGTCACATATTGGACATTTCTCCAAAAGTGAAAGGCTCCTGTTCTCTGAGGGCTGAAACACGTGGACAGAAATGAGCCAGATCAACTCAATACGTCTGCGCTTTCAAAAAGCAGGTAGAGGCAACCTCCTACCACAGGTGGGCTGAAGGCTTCAggatttcatttcaacaaaaCACTTCACTGTGCTCCTGCTGTGGGATTTAGGCGGCAGAAATCTTCTGGTTTTGTCATACATACAAAGGAAtatatgcatattttttttattgttggtggTACCTGGTCACCCACAGTATCCCACCAAGAATCATTCATATTTAGACCCTCTGATTATTTATTATGGGACGTGCTTGACTTTTTCTTGGTGTCTGAAAGCACTCATAGTGGAACATGTTAATGTCACGATGAAACTCTTGGTTGTTGGGATTCCCTCGATAACCTGGCCGTTACACAATCACCACTCATGTGACAGCTGCACATATATATTACACATCCAGCAACACCCATATCACATAGGACATGCTGGTGCTTTTCTCCAACCAACAGTGCTtagcattgtgtttttgtgcacatTACATTGTGTCCCTTTATATTGTTTCCTAATTAGTGTTTCCACATAGTCCACATTAATCACCAGCCTTGTGGATCTTACAGTACAGGTTTAGTTTAGACAGTGCTGATGCAATCCTGTGGTCACTTCTAAGGCTGAAGTGTTGTGTTAAATGTGCATTTTATCAGATGCACCACGCCTGACAAGCATTAGTCTgtaatttcataattttttctGACAAGAGTGCTGATTGAGCTGTGATAGGAACAGTGAGGGGTGGAGATTTGTGCTCTTACAGGGAAGGAAAGTCGGTTCAGTGAGGTGCATTGGGCCTTAAAGGGGGTGGGGTGAGGTATAGCCCTATAGTGGCCCCACTTAAAGAAACTGGTTTGGAAGGGGAGGGGTAGAAAGTTACATAACATTTCCACTTTTAGACTTCTCTGTCCTGTTAAGCTCAGGATGTTGGCTGTGGTCTGCCAGAATTTGTGGCTTTGATTATTGATAATAGCCAATATCATGCACCGATTGAACTCATGTGGTTGTGATTTGTTGAAGCACACAGGAAATTGTACAACTTCAGGACTGTAGTCATGTTTCTTTTAACTGCAGTGCACACAATGAAAGATCTATATTAACCATTCTGATTATAGTTTTCGTTACTGCTTGTAGGTGTGTAATAGATTATGTAAATTAATTCTCGATATAAAGAGTTTAGATAGAGGGGACATGTTAAAAAAGTATATTAAAAGCTGCTTACTACAGCGACTCTATATCTAATGTAGATGTAATGTAGTATATGTATTTGCAGGGTATACTGACAAAATGTTCTTTAGAAGTTATGTTTTCCCTGAAGACCTTCCTGTCTTTGAAGGCAGAGATAAACTCATCCTCAGGTCTTTGGAGGCAGTGAAGGGCAAAGGAATGTTGTTGGTTGTTTATAACACTAAGAAAGTAGCTCTCTGCTTCCACCTGGTGGCCATCATCGTGTAATAATGTGCGTGGTAATATTGCTGTCTCATTGAGCAGCTGCCCCATCCAAGTCTGACAGTGTTATGAATTTCAGGATAAACACAGTTGAGTGAAAAGCATGTAACACGCGCTGTTCTTCTTTCGTTTAATTTTCAGGGAGTCAGACGAGTATGAACGATTCCTGTGAGTCACCCTGCTCCTCCTCCGGGTCCTCCTGTCCACCTCTGCTGACGCCCACCGGTAGCGGGCCCGATGCGGTCGGCCTGTTTGACATGGATACTTCGGACACCATGTCCAACTCTTCTGGCCAGCAGAACTTTGACAACATGAGGCACTCCTTCAGTGAAGAGGAGCTCAAGCCACAGCCGATGATCAAGAAGGCCCGCAAGATCCTGGTGCCTGACAGCTTGAAGGTGAGTCTTCAATGCAAAATGATTGAGGGCATCATAGATTAATGCATTCTGTCTTATAGTgcttattttgattaattttgaatGACGTCACAAAGAATAAAGCAGAAAGTCATCGCATTTGAGAAACTAAAACCAGagaatgattattatttttctggATAATTGATTTAAACAGATTATGAAAAGGGATGCacatcaagttttttttttattgattatttgtttCAGCTCTAATTTTAAGGTACACATGACCGGATTAAAGGAAGATACACATCTAAGAGAAAATTAGCAATAGGAGAGTAGAAATAACCAACTTGAGGAAGCTTTTTTATCAAAATAGGCACTGACAAAAAGCAGCGACTAACTtataatataacacatttttacacTATTAtaacacttttcaaaataaatattacaaactGATTCAGAATAAGAGCATTAAAGCATTAAATATCTACCAAGCAGGAtagcaaacagaaaacacaagacaaaagacAACTTGTGTCTGAATGATCTAATAAGATGTAAGAGGTGAAGTGGACAAAtggtgtaaaaacacaaaatacactttttaaagtcatttCTCCAGTCGTCGGATGTAGTTTGTTTGCATACTTTATCTGCTCTCAGACACTCAAACTCCGTACAGACCACACTGAAGAATCTGAAAGGAACATGTCCCACGCTCATTCACAGCCAAAACACCCACAATACCAAGAACAGGATAAAAGTTAGGCTGTGCAGGAGTATTACACACTTCTTCAGAAACAAGCCTGACCATTCATTGATTGTTTGATTGTGTACTTTGTTGTAAAACTACTTAATTTCCTGATTAACTGAGGTAATCAGTGTGTGGTGTCTCCGTCTGTCCCCTCAAAGGATGAGAAGTACTGGACCAGGAGATATAAGAACAA of Sparus aurata chromosome 17, fSpaAur1.1, whole genome shotgun sequence contains these proteins:
- the LOC115567949 gene encoding zinc finger protein 865; this encodes MFQFGKYNLDIIEMLSGHQAHQFKGLGLDRQLQHQQQVQLHQHQLQQQQQQQAESSGALLSGLGLGPLQGSRGYHDDHRSQGNPSPCYSGASPCGSGMAGPALRKAPLAPTLHPHSQSHSQHHHPQQQPHLPLSSLLDDSEDDVTSSVNNAISAITAASNSGNRGDDRGDIIGGLLGGLGLGPLGSPSSTSGMDKNFRGVGSQEAMSSNPQNPAAKPKRPRKPRAKKDPAPGGPQAPKRRQYTPRMGPSGLPRTHLCSVCGKGFARRETLRRHDRIHTGEKPHHCTVCGKYFREAFHLSKHQTVHSGAKNYKCSICGKEFGYSQSLRRHSKLHQKGEMEEVPTTPAAENLNSFNPNPQCSVAQDRSQNQAPSTSSYYYSQDVKPQDTNPQPQPPPPPTQPQPPTPPRLYTCAICWKSFRHHFHLTAHHQTVHENGGEKLFCCEVCGKAFAYSNSLTRHRQSQHGMTRTEPSNPQEGSSGSGDNRGGSDVNQSASESEAATNALLQMAPSAEAHGGQGLSVVTHGHQQPPPQPPAGYSPLFYDAAHSSASSAPSYSQPLPPNSTIMAPQHPHSPAGVKGEHIYPAGSRSRTLHTTAPFQPLTELPSTEHHHLHHHLHHSHHHSHHQSGTQPHQHLDCSIQLSQDDMRRHKKKKKKSNRKDWRENRWQSQDLVRFDGSRKKRKISCTIRGQSNKKQGSLRLTIRRGGGSGGGGYKLVNTGGMKVQILSSLKVPVKRFGCPMCPNSVFSRKAGLLVHMAVKHPQKASTTQERLRCSVCGKQSHRPLAAFIHRASHRAKGTFSCRRCSTRFWNATLLHRHKVSCRRKAKGLQRGDAKRLKLSKRPGERQTQEGEGEIPYLQGPYRY
- the dbpb gene encoding D site albumin promoter binding protein b isoform X2, with protein sequence MSRQLTQLPTPDLPAGASPQFGTCTQPAGSLTGGHLNSMTGLKSLLQHPMKGDQRLKTLCDVKDKERLDLDEDSLGVCPMRNGSGIGTNGSNGCGNGGNGTGSFNQFLGPLLWDRTLPADGGLFQLQYMDLEEFLTENGMGSMHNNNSSSSAQIPSQSSQSAVPNQSSQCLPPSSPGSTSSSPSSSTSPSLIGLEVAQQQSLSGGNDCLHGSQTSMNDSCESPCSSSGSSCPPLLTPTGSGPDAVGLFDMDTSDTMSNSSGQQNFDNMRHSFSEEELKPQPMIKKARKILVPDSLKDEKYWTRRYKNNEAAKRSRDARRLKENQISVRAAYLERENAALRQEVAEIRKELGRCRNILSKYENRLADQ
- the dbpb gene encoding D site albumin promoter binding protein b isoform X1, producing MSRQLTQLPTPDLPAGASPQFGTCTQPAGSLTGGHLNSMTGLKSLLQHPMKGDQRLKTLCDVKDKERLDLDEDSLGVCPMRNGSGIGTNGSNGCGNGGNGTGSFNQFLGPLLWDRTLPADGGLFQLQYMDLEEFLTENGMGSMHNNNSSSSAQIPSQSSQSAVPNQSSQCLPPSSPGSTSSSPSSSTSPSLIGLEVAQQQSLSGGNDCLHGSQTSMNDSCESPCSSSGSSCPPLLTPTGSGPDAVGLFDMDTSDTMSNSSGQQNFDNMRHSFSEEELKPQPMIKKARKILVPDSLKCVVSPSVPSKDEKYWTRRYKNNEAAKRSRDARRLKENQISVRAAYLERENAALRQEVAEIRKELGRCRNILSKYENRLADQ